A portion of the Carya illinoinensis cultivar Pawnee chromosome 11, C.illinoinensisPawnee_v1, whole genome shotgun sequence genome contains these proteins:
- the LOC122282628 gene encoding probable beta-1,3-galactosyltransferase 14 — MPSSPKFLHAQHRQSPSPRRSTVLILASCLLIGISGFVFGFAAILSSSRVSYKCSNAEPRSVRVVWERVGGDGNGNGFGGASSGGDPKRHRVMGFVGIQTGFGSVGRRRSLRKTWMPSDHQGLQRLEEATGLAFRFVIGRTNDKSKMLELKKEVAEYDDFLQLDIEEEYSKLPYKTLAFFKAAYALFDSEFYVKADDDIYLRPDRLSLLLAKERTHSQTYIGCMKKGPVFTDPKLKWYEPLSHLLGKEYFLHAYGPIYALSADVVASLVALRNNSFRMFSNEDVTIGAWMLAMNVNHENNQALCEPECTDKSIAVWDIPKCSGLCNPEQKLLELHQKESCSNSPTMASDE; from the exons ATGCCTTCTTCGCCTAAATTCCTCCACGCTCAGCATCGCCAATCGCCTTCGCCGCGCAGATCTACGGTCCTTATCCTCGCCTCCTGCCTACTGATCGGAATCTCTGGGTTCGTATTTGGTTTCGCCGCGATCCTCAGCTCGAGTCGCGTTTCGTACAAATGCTCAAACGCCGAGCCGAGATCGGTCCGAGTGGTTTGGGAGCGAGTAGGAGGCGATGGGAATGGGAACGGCTTTGGGGGGGCCTCCAGTGGTGGGGATCCGAAGAGACACAGGGTTATGGGGTTCGTGGGCATTCAGACAGGGTTCGGATCCGTGGGCCGCAGGCGGTCCTTGCGTAAGACTTGGATGCCGTCCGATCACCAAGGGCTTCAACG CTTGGAAGAAGCAACCGGTTTGGCTTTCAGGTTTGTCATTGGTAGAACCAATGATAAATCGAAAATGTTAGAACTCAAGAAGGAGGTAGCAGAATATGATGATTTCTTGCAATTGGATATTGAAGAGGAGTATAGTAAGCTCCCATACAAAAC GTTAGCTTTCTTTAAAGCTGCATATGCACTTTTTGATTCTGAATTTTATGTTAAAGCGGATGATGACATATACTTGAGGCCAG ATCGCCTCTCACTGCTCTTGGCAAAAGAGCGCACTCATTCTCAGACTTACATCGGGTGCATGAAAAAGGGCCCTGTTTTCACTGACCCTAAACTAAAATG GTACGAGCCACTATCCCATTTGCTTGGAAAGGAGTACTTTCTTCATGCTTATGGCCCAATATATGCTCTTTCTGCTGATGTTGTTGCAAGTTTGGTTGCTCTTAGAAACAATAG TTTTAGGATGTTCAGCAATGAGGATGTTACAATTGGTGCATGGATGCTTGCAATGAATGTCAATCATGAGAACAATCAGGCACTGTGTGAACCAGAGTGTACAGATAAGTCTATTGCTGTCTGGGATATTCCCAAGTGTTCAG GGCTCTGTAATCCGGAACAGAAACTACTAGAACTTCATCAAAAGGAGAGCTGCTCAAATAGCCCAACTATGGCATCCGATGAGTAG